One part of the Nocardioides zeae genome encodes these proteins:
- a CDS encoding acyl-CoA dehydrogenase family protein, whose translation MAIDFTLSPEELGLRAQAHEFAEKVLSGVPEAIAPLADPLDRFRALQPFYQQMVDAGFVKGLVPAENGGGRFTNLQFALACEELARVDVNVASAVLGTGLGLYPIVVGGTPEQKERFFAPFLDGSPALGAIAFSEAAGAANFDSPDPSVGVQTFAVRDGDSLVINGRKAYTTNASGWDDRGADLISVVCRTDPSKPPAESLAVVVVERGTPGVEITGMIDTMGHLATNSPIVEFRDVRVPLDNMIGTPGEEGMALVKGAFSWTCSSIAAACVGRMRAAFDIAYEFLRTETRGAPVPVIEHQNAGYMLADIKTRIEAGRYLAWKAADQFDKTGGLDRELSNMSKIYNSELSVQVVYDAMRLVGVDAYGDRSSIAPIMQDVLCFPVYDGGNMGVRRRHLHEMLKTPGYDPLAVSESRNSFPA comes from the coding sequence ATGGCCATCGACTTCACCCTGTCCCCCGAGGAGCTCGGCCTGCGGGCCCAGGCCCACGAGTTCGCCGAGAAGGTGCTGAGCGGCGTGCCCGAGGCGATCGCCCCCCTCGCCGACCCGCTCGACCGGTTCCGTGCGCTGCAGCCCTTCTACCAGCAGATGGTCGACGCCGGCTTCGTCAAGGGCCTGGTGCCGGCCGAGAACGGCGGCGGCCGCTTCACCAACCTGCAGTTCGCCCTCGCCTGCGAGGAGCTGGCCCGGGTCGACGTCAACGTCGCGTCGGCGGTGCTCGGCACCGGGCTCGGGCTCTACCCGATCGTCGTCGGCGGCACGCCGGAGCAGAAGGAGCGGTTCTTCGCCCCGTTCCTCGACGGCAGCCCGGCGCTGGGCGCGATCGCGTTCAGCGAGGCCGCGGGCGCCGCCAACTTCGACTCCCCCGACCCGAGCGTCGGCGTGCAGACCTTCGCCGTGCGGGACGGCGACAGCCTCGTCATCAACGGTCGCAAGGCCTACACCACCAACGCCTCGGGCTGGGACGACCGCGGCGCCGACCTGATCAGCGTCGTGTGTCGCACCGACCCGTCCAAGCCGCCGGCCGAGTCGCTCGCCGTCGTGGTCGTCGAGCGCGGGACGCCGGGCGTCGAGATCACCGGCATGATCGACACGATGGGCCACCTCGCGACCAACTCGCCCATCGTCGAGTTCCGCGACGTGCGGGTGCCGCTCGACAACATGATCGGCACGCCGGGCGAGGAGGGCATGGCCCTCGTCAAGGGCGCCTTCTCCTGGACCTGCTCGAGCATCGCCGCCGCCTGCGTCGGCCGCATGCGGGCCGCGTTCGACATCGCCTACGAGTTCCTCCGCACCGAGACCCGCGGCGCGCCCGTGCCGGTCATCGAGCACCAGAACGCCGGCTACATGCTGGCCGACATCAAGACCCGCATCGAGGCGGGCCGCTACCTGGCGTGGAAGGCCGCCGACCAGTTCGACAAGACGGGCGGTCTCGACCGCGAGCTGTCGAACATGTCGAAGATCTACAACTCCGAGCTGTCGGTGCAGGTCGTGTACGACGCGATGCGGCTCGTCGGCGTCGACGCCTACGGCGACCGCAGCTCGATCGCGCCGATCATGCAGGACGTCCTGTGCTTCCCCGTCTACGACGGCGGCAACATGGGCGTCCGCCGCCGCCACCTCCACGAGATGCTCAAGACGCCCGGCTACGACCCGCTCGCGGTGAGCGAGAGCCGCAACTCGTTCCCCGCCTGA
- a CDS encoding AraC-like ligand-binding domain-containing protein codes for MRTWTTLDRPEADQYSYWREVVCEAFTPLRPAERGHADRWCRGGLPGWVASRSLGAVNAAEVASCDQVIHHGRREVGRVEQEVAFVNVMLGGRCVVEQDGRRTLSGPGTFSVVDATRPFRLDYLDEWRTLSFRVPVGAVPSAVPSAVLAPATAVTFSARHGLSSVLASTLDAIWRNEERLGPDEAESAGAAVTTLLLALGPSADGAGPAALDGPAAATALRHRIEDHVRLHVADADVTPPAVAAHFGISLRKLHQLYAGTDASFGQTVMRIRVEQCAEDLVRRGGAGSLTALAHRWGFADLSHLNKAFRRHVGCRAAEYAEAALSPVDRGTCRLDHQH; via the coding sequence GTGCGCACCTGGACGACCCTCGATCGGCCCGAGGCGGACCAGTACAGCTACTGGCGCGAGGTCGTGTGCGAGGCCTTCACGCCCCTGCGCCCCGCCGAGCGTGGCCACGCGGACCGCTGGTGCCGCGGGGGCCTGCCCGGCTGGGTCGCCAGCCGCTCCCTGGGGGCGGTGAACGCGGCGGAGGTCGCCAGCTGCGACCAGGTGATCCACCACGGCCGCCGCGAGGTCGGACGCGTGGAGCAGGAGGTCGCCTTCGTCAACGTCATGCTGGGCGGGCGCTGCGTCGTCGAGCAGGACGGCCGCCGCACGCTGTCGGGGCCGGGCACGTTCTCGGTCGTCGACGCCACGCGCCCGTTCCGGCTGGACTACCTCGACGAGTGGCGGACCCTGTCGTTCCGGGTGCCGGTCGGCGCGGTGCCGTCCGCGGTGCCGTCGGCGGTGCTCGCGCCGGCCACGGCCGTCACCTTCTCCGCGCGGCACGGGCTGTCGAGCGTGCTCGCGAGCACCCTGGACGCGATCTGGCGGAACGAGGAGCGGCTCGGCCCCGACGAGGCGGAGAGCGCGGGCGCCGCGGTGACCACGCTGCTCCTCGCCCTCGGTCCGTCGGCGGACGGCGCGGGACCGGCCGCCCTCGACGGCCCGGCCGCGGCCACGGCCCTGCGGCACCGGATCGAGGACCACGTGCGTCTCCACGTCGCGGACGCCGACGTGACCCCGCCCGCGGTGGCGGCGCACTTCGGCATCTCGCTGCGCAAGCTGCACCAGCTCTACGCCGGGACGGACGCCTCCTTCGGGCAGACCGTCATGCGCATCCGGGTCGAGCAGTGCGCGGAGGACCTGGTGCGCCGAGGCGGCGCGGGGTCGCTGACGGCCCTGGCCCACCGGTGGGGCTTCGCCGACCTCTCCCACCTCAACAAGGCGTTCCGGCGGCACGTCGGGTGCCGCGCGGCGGAGTACGCCGAGGCGGCACTTTCCCCGGTCGACCGGGGAACATGTCGCTTAGACCATCAACATTGA
- a CDS encoding ferredoxin--NADP reductase produces MTTTTTAPSAVTGRVDAALGRLPMYRVVTLLLGLLAAYALLLIGTDRLLVGFTTVGDSALTLVVAVAAAVLSNAAIAWPLGVRPHTESSVITGLLLWFLLLPAVDVEGLVWVAATAVAASASKYVIAVRGRHVVNPAAAGVVIVFTVHHLAGRGVGIANGWWIANEAMVVPVAVAALVVLWRTRKVALGVLFALLGSGLVVLGQVNIGSTFSDALTFAFVSSPAIFLAGFMLSEPLTLPPRRAQQLGVAVLAAVVYAWPSFQSIFILDPPTYWFYTLKSELALVLSGAVGFWLGQRGGVRLHLTGRRRVAGDVWELTFAPRRPVRFAPGQYLELAAPHRGADRRGVRRAFSIVSPAGADEVAVALRVPEPCSSFKSALLATEVGSHLTATAVGGDFVLPRGDRPLLLVAGGIGVTPFLSQLRSPGAAGRDVVLVYGVPDADDVAYRDELVATGVPVVLVAPGAPSDLPPGWRHVDAPYVSADLVADAVPDVGGRAAYVSGPPAMVAALRGGLRGRAAKVRTDAFAGY; encoded by the coding sequence ATGACCACCACGACCACCGCCCCCAGCGCCGTGACCGGACGGGTCGACGCCGCGCTCGGCCGCCTGCCCATGTATCGCGTGGTGACGCTCCTGCTGGGCCTGCTCGCGGCGTACGCGCTCCTGCTCATCGGCACCGACCGGCTGCTCGTCGGCTTCACGACGGTCGGCGACTCGGCCCTGACGCTCGTCGTCGCGGTCGCCGCGGCCGTGCTGTCGAACGCGGCGATCGCGTGGCCGCTCGGCGTGCGACCCCACACGGAGTCGTCGGTCATCACTGGCCTGCTGCTGTGGTTCCTGCTGCTCCCGGCCGTCGACGTCGAGGGCCTCGTGTGGGTGGCGGCGACGGCGGTGGCGGCGAGCGCGTCGAAGTACGTGATCGCCGTGCGCGGCCGCCACGTCGTGAACCCGGCGGCCGCCGGGGTCGTCATCGTCTTCACCGTGCACCACCTCGCGGGCCGGGGCGTCGGCATCGCCAACGGCTGGTGGATCGCGAACGAGGCCATGGTGGTGCCGGTCGCGGTCGCCGCGCTGGTGGTGCTCTGGCGCACCCGCAAGGTCGCCCTCGGCGTCCTCTTTGCGCTGCTCGGCTCGGGCCTCGTCGTGCTCGGGCAGGTCAACATCGGCAGCACGTTCTCCGATGCGCTGACCTTCGCGTTCGTCTCCTCGCCGGCGATCTTCCTCGCGGGCTTCATGCTGAGCGAGCCGCTGACGCTGCCGCCGCGGCGGGCCCAGCAGCTCGGGGTCGCCGTGCTGGCGGCGGTCGTCTACGCGTGGCCGAGCTTCCAGTCGATCTTCATCCTGGATCCGCCGACCTACTGGTTCTACACGCTCAAGTCGGAGCTCGCGCTCGTGCTCTCGGGCGCCGTCGGCTTCTGGCTCGGGCAGCGCGGCGGCGTGCGGCTGCACCTCACGGGCCGCCGCCGCGTGGCCGGCGACGTGTGGGAGCTGACCTTCGCGCCGCGGCGCCCGGTGCGGTTCGCCCCGGGCCAGTACCTCGAGCTCGCCGCGCCGCACCGCGGTGCCGACCGCCGGGGCGTGCGGCGCGCCTTCAGCATCGTCAGCCCCGCCGGCGCCGACGAGGTCGCCGTCGCGCTGCGCGTGCCCGAGCCGTGCTCGTCCTTCAAGTCCGCGCTGCTGGCCACCGAGGTCGGCTCCCACCTCACCGCCACCGCCGTCGGCGGGGACTTCGTGCTCCCCCGCGGCGACCGCCCGCTCCTGCTCGTGGCGGGCGGCATCGGCGTGACGCCGTTCCTCTCACAGCTGCGCTCGCCCGGCGCCGCCGGCCGGGACGTCGTGCTCGTGTACGGCGTGCCCGACGCCGACGACGTCGCCTACCGCGACGAGCTCGTGGCCACGGGCGTGCCCGTCGTGCTCGTCGCCCCGGGCGCACCGTCGGACCTGCCGCCGGGCTGGCGGCACGTCGACGCTCCGTACGTCAGCGCCGACCTCGTCGCGGACGCCGTGCCCGACGTGGGTGGGCGCGCGGCGTACGTCTCGGGGCCGCCGGCCATGGTCGCCGCCCTGCGCGGCGGCCTGCGCGGCCGGGCGGCGAAGGTGCGGACCGACGCGTTTGCGGGTTACTGA
- a CDS encoding FAD:protein FMN transferase, producing the protein MEHPERPGFAVGVAALDGAPARRALCASATNRRAWGDGLHHVLDARTGRPVTDVLATWVVAGSALVADGLATALFLLEPDAAAALAAAEGASYVRLDRGPGDSGHRLHVSPDFPGEVFA; encoded by the coding sequence CTGGAGCACCCGGAGCGACCCGGCTTCGCCGTCGGCGTCGCCGCGCTCGACGGCGCGCCGGCACGTCGGGCGCTCTGCGCGTCGGCCACCAACCGGCGCGCCTGGGGCGACGGTCTCCACCACGTGCTCGACGCGCGCACCGGGCGGCCCGTCACCGACGTGCTCGCCACCTGGGTCGTCGCCGGCTCCGCGCTCGTCGCCGACGGTCTCGCGACCGCCCTCTTCCTGCTCGAGCCCGACGCCGCGGCTGCTCTCGCCGCCGCGGAGGGTGCGTCGTACGTCCGTCTCGACCGCGGCCCCGGTGACAGCGGCCACCGGCTCCACGTCTCCCCCGACTTCCCCGGAGAGGTCTTCGCATGA
- a CDS encoding FMN-binding protein — protein MSSHSPARRWLITAAAVATLSLTAACGVGQSSDESSGGSSDTGSSSQEQTSDGSSDGSGSESGSFTAGTYDAEGGYTSPGGQQSVGVEVTLDADGTVTEVEVTPEASDGTSERYQSQFAGGIADEVVGKKITELDVSTVAGSSLTSGGFNDAIDDIISQAQA, from the coding sequence ATGTCCTCGCACTCCCCCGCCCGCCGCTGGCTGATCACCGCCGCCGCCGTCGCGACCCTCTCCCTCACCGCCGCCTGCGGCGTCGGCCAGAGCAGCGACGAGTCCTCCGGCGGCTCGTCCGACACCGGCTCGAGCTCGCAGGAGCAGACCTCCGACGGGTCCTCCGACGGGTCCGGCAGCGAGTCCGGCTCCTTCACCGCCGGTACCTACGACGCCGAGGGCGGCTACACCAGCCCCGGTGGCCAGCAGTCGGTCGGCGTCGAGGTGACGCTGGACGCCGACGGCACCGTCACCGAGGTCGAGGTCACCCCCGAGGCCTCCGACGGCACCTCCGAGCGCTACCAGTCGCAGTTCGCCGGGGGCATCGCCGACGAGGTCGTCGGCAAGAAGATCACCGAGCTCGACGTGTCGACCGTCGCGGGCTCGTCGCTCACCAGCGGCGGGTTCAACGACGCGATCGACGACATCATCAGCCAGGCGCAGGCCTGA
- a CDS encoding M67 family metallopeptidase codes for MLRIERATRDAIVAHAKRDHPDEACGIVAGPAGSDRAERLVEMVNAAGSPTFYEFDSLDLLALYREMDDRDEEPVVVYHSHTATEAYPSRTDIGLASEPNAHYVLVSTREHGNNDGPVEFRSYRIVDGVVTEEPVEVVEQLPTNTVESES; via the coding sequence GTGCTGAGGATCGAGCGCGCGACGCGCGACGCCATCGTCGCCCACGCCAAGCGGGACCACCCCGACGAGGCGTGCGGCATCGTCGCCGGCCCCGCGGGCAGCGACCGCGCGGAGCGCCTGGTGGAGATGGTGAACGCGGCGGGCAGCCCCACGTTCTACGAGTTCGACTCGCTGGACCTGCTGGCGCTCTACCGCGAGATGGACGACCGCGACGAGGAACCGGTCGTCGTCTACCACTCGCACACGGCGACGGAGGCCTACCCCAGCCGCACCGACATCGGTCTCGCCAGCGAGCCGAACGCGCACTACGTGCTGGTGAGCACGCGCGAGCACGGGAATAACGACGGTCCCGTGGAGTTCAGGTCCTATCGAATCGTCGACGGCGTCGTCACCGAGGAACCGGTCGAGGTCGTCGAGCAGTTGCCGACGAACACAGTGGAGAGTGAGTCCTGA
- a CDS encoding MoaD/ThiS family protein, with translation MAIEVRIPTILRTYTGGEKAVSAEGATLASLIDDLEANHPGIRDRLVESGEGDGVDLRRFVNVYINDEDVRFIGGLEAELSDGDQVVVLPAVAGGC, from the coding sequence ATGGCCATCGAGGTCCGGATCCCGACGATCCTGCGCACGTACACGGGCGGCGAGAAGGCGGTCTCCGCCGAGGGCGCCACGCTGGCGAGCCTCATCGACGACCTCGAGGCGAACCACCCGGGCATCCGGGACCGCCTCGTCGAGAGCGGCGAGGGCGACGGCGTCGACCTGCGCCGCTTCGTCAACGTCTACATCAACGACGAGGACGTCCGCTTCATCGGTGGCCTCGAGGCCGAGCTGTCCGACGGCGACCAGGTCGTCGTGCTGCCGGCCGTCGCCGGCGGCTGCTGA
- a CDS encoding NYN domain-containing protein produces MTEQGDQQVIEPTPTTEPTQPVAEPAPRRTIILVDGENIDATLGNSLLNRRPTPEERPRWERVTAYAEKLWDQPVTGLFFLNASHGTLPSAFVQALLALGYRPVPLAGRSDQKVVDLGIQRTLQALVGHDADVLLVSHDGDFVEDLRPLVSDDGRRVALLALREYASSGFTALGVPIHDLEEDVRAFNVPLPRVRIISLDDFDPEVFLR; encoded by the coding sequence ATGACGGAGCAGGGCGACCAGCAGGTCATCGAGCCCACCCCAACGACCGAGCCGACCCAGCCCGTGGCGGAGCCGGCCCCCCGGCGCACGATCATCCTCGTCGACGGCGAGAACATCGACGCGACGCTGGGCAACTCGCTGCTCAACCGGCGACCCACGCCGGAGGAGCGGCCGCGCTGGGAGCGCGTCACGGCGTACGCCGAGAAGCTCTGGGACCAGCCGGTCACGGGGCTGTTCTTCCTCAACGCCAGCCACGGCACGCTCCCCAGCGCGTTCGTGCAGGCGCTGCTCGCGCTGGGCTACCGGCCCGTGCCCCTGGCGGGCCGCAGTGACCAGAAGGTCGTCGACCTCGGTATCCAGCGCACCCTGCAGGCCCTCGTCGGCCACGACGCCGACGTGCTGCTCGTCAGCCACGACGGCGACTTCGTCGAGGACCTCCGCCCCCTCGTCTCCGACGACGGGCGGCGGGTCGCGCTGCTGGCGCTGCGCGAGTACGCCAGCTCGGGCTTCACCGCGCTCGGCGTGCCCATCCACGACCTCGAGGAGGACGTGCGGGCGTTCAACGTGCCGCTCCCGCGCGTGCGCATCATCTCCCTCGACGACTTCGACCCCGAGGTCTTCCTGCGCTGA